A part of Vulpes lagopus strain Blue_001 chromosome 4, ASM1834538v1, whole genome shotgun sequence genomic DNA contains:
- the CPZ gene encoding carboxypeptidase Z isoform X1: protein MPPPPLLLLLAALAAAAGPGCPLPRGPAGGCHGPSAADSATCVDMQLRTCSDVAYNWTTFPTLLEQRSREAVESSSEYILLSVLHHLLEGQCNPDLRLLGCAVLAPRCEGGRVYRPCRHVCEGLREACQPAFDAIDMAWPYFLDCGRYFASVEEGCYDPLEKLREGLDAEEALPSGLPPTFIHFTHHSYAQMVRVLRRTAARCAHVAKTYSIGRSFNGKELLVIEFSARPGQHELMEPEVKLIGNIHGNEVAGREMLIYLAQYLCSEYLLGSPRIQRLLNTTRIHLLPSMNPDGYEVAAAEGAGYNGWTSGRQNAQNLDLNRNFPDLTSEYYRLASSRSVRSDHIPIPQHYWWGKVAPETKAIMKWMRTTPFVLSASLHGGDLVVSYPFDFSKHPQEEKMFSPTPDEKMFKLLARAYADVHPMMMDRSENRCGGNFLKRGSIINGADWYSFTGGMSDFNYLHSNCFEITVELGCVKFPPEEALYTLWQHNKEPLLNFVEMVHRGIKGVVMDKFGKPVKNARILVKGIRHDITTAPDGDYWRLLPPGPHIVIAQAPGYSKVIKKVTIPARMKRAGRVDFILQPLGTGPKKVLLGPRRSGSGLRDPLGGASPYGEPEEVGQEPLGGRRQPSSGGSKPWWWSYFTSLSQHKPRWLLKY from the exons ATGCCGCccccgccgctgctgctgctgctcgccgcgctggccgccgccgccgggcccgGGTGCCCGCTGCCCAGGGGGCCCGCCG GTGGATGCCACGGACCATCAGCTGCAGACAGTG ccacgTGTGTGGACATGCAGCTCCGGACCTGCAGTGACGTGGCCTACAACTGGACGACCTTCCCCACCCTGCTGGAGCAGCGGTCCCGGGAGGCGGTGGAGTCCAGCTCTGAGTACATCCTGCTCAGCGTCCTGCACCACCTGCTGGAGGGCCAGTGCAACCCTGACCTGCGGCTGCTGGGCTGTGCCGTGCTGGCTCCCCGCTGCGAGGGCGGCCGGGTGTACAGACCCTGCCGGCACGTGTGCGAGGGCCTGCGCGAGGCCTGCCAGCCTGCCTTCGACGCCATCGACATGGCCTGGCCCTACTTTCTCGACTGTGGCCGCTACTTCGCGAGCGTGGAGGAGGGCTGCTATGACCCCCTGGAGAAGCTGCGAG AAGGCCTGGATGCGGAGGAGGCGCTGCCGTCCGGCCTGCCGCCCACCTTCATTCACTTCACACACCACTCCTACGCCCAGATGGTGCGCGTGCTGAGGCGGACGGCGGCCCGCTGCGCCCATGTGGCCAAGACCTACAGCATCGGCCGGAGCTTCAATGGCAAGGAGCTGCTGGTCATCGAGTTCTCAGCCCGCCCTGGCCAACACGAGCTGA TGGAGCCTGAGGTGAAGCTCATCGGCAACATCCATGGCAATGAGGTGGCAGGGCGGGAGATGCTCATCTACCTGGCCCAGTACCTGTGCTCCGAATACCTGTTGGGCAGTCCCCGCATCCAGCGCCTGCTCAACACTACCCGCATTCACCTGCTGCCCTCCATGAACCCCGACGGGTACGAGGTGGCGGCTGCCGAG GGTGCTGGCTACAACGGGTGGACAAGTGGGAGGCAAAATGCTCAGAACTTGGATCTGAATCGCAACTTCCCTGACCTGACGTCTGAGTACTACCGGCTGGCCTCGTCCCGCAGCGTGCGCAGTGACCACATCCCCATCCCACAGCACTACTGGTGGGGTAAG GTGGCCCCTGAGACCAAGGCGATAATGAAGTGGATGCGGACCACCCCGTTCGTGCTCTCGGCCAGCCTCCACGGGGGTGACCTAGTGGTGTCCTACCCCTTCGACTTCTCCAAGCACCCTCAGGAAGAGAAGATGTTTTCTCCCACGCCTGATGAGAAG ATGTTCAAGCTGCTGGCCAGGGCCTATGCAGATGTCCACCCCATGATGATGGACAGGTCAGAGAACAGGTGTGGCGGCAACTTCCTGAAGAGAGGCAGCATCATCAACGGGGCTGACTGGTACAGCTTCACTGGAG GCATGTCGGACTTCAACTACCTGCACAGCAACTGCTTCGAGATCACGGTGGAGCTGGGCTGTGTGAAGTTCCCCCCGGAGGAGGCCCTCTACACGCTCTGGCAGCACAACAAGGAGCCCCTCCTGAACTTTGTGGAGATG GTGCATCGAGGCATCAAAGGTGTGGTGATGGACAAATTCGGGAAGCCAGTCAAAAATGCCCGGATTTTGGTCAAGGGCATCCGCCATGATATCACCACAG CCCCAGATGGTGACTACTGGAGACTGCTGCCTCCGGGGCCCCACATCGTCATAGCTCAGGCCCCTGGCTACTCCAAGGTCATCAAGAAGGTCACCATCCCTGCCCGGATGAAGAGGGCTGGCCGTGTGGACTTCATTCTCCAGCCTCTGGGGACTGGACCCAAGAAGGTCCTCCTCGGGCCACGGAGAAGTGGGTCTGGGCTCCGAGACCCGCTGGGAGGTGCCAGCCCATACGGGGAGCCAGAGGAGGTGGGCCAGGAGCCCCTTGGGGGGCGCAGGCAGCCTTCCTCAGGCGGGAGCAAGCCCTGGTGGTGGTCCTACTTCACATCACTGAGCCAGCACAAGCCACGCTGGTTGCTCAAATATTAG
- the CPZ gene encoding carboxypeptidase Z isoform X2, with product MPPPPLLLLLAALAAAAGPGCPLPRGPAGGCHGPSAADSATCVDMQLRTCSDVAYNWTTFPTLLEQRSREAVESSSEYILLSVLHHLLEGQCNPDLRLLGCAVLAPRCEGGRVYRPCRHVCEGLREACQPAFDAIDMAWPYFLDCGRYFASVEEGCYDPLEKLRGLDAEEALPSGLPPTFIHFTHHSYAQMVRVLRRTAARCAHVAKTYSIGRSFNGKELLVIEFSARPGQHELMEPEVKLIGNIHGNEVAGREMLIYLAQYLCSEYLLGSPRIQRLLNTTRIHLLPSMNPDGYEVAAAEGAGYNGWTSGRQNAQNLDLNRNFPDLTSEYYRLASSRSVRSDHIPIPQHYWWGKVAPETKAIMKWMRTTPFVLSASLHGGDLVVSYPFDFSKHPQEEKMFSPTPDEKMFKLLARAYADVHPMMMDRSENRCGGNFLKRGSIINGADWYSFTGGMSDFNYLHSNCFEITVELGCVKFPPEEALYTLWQHNKEPLLNFVEMVHRGIKGVVMDKFGKPVKNARILVKGIRHDITTAPDGDYWRLLPPGPHIVIAQAPGYSKVIKKVTIPARMKRAGRVDFILQPLGTGPKKVLLGPRRSGSGLRDPLGGASPYGEPEEVGQEPLGGRRQPSSGGSKPWWWSYFTSLSQHKPRWLLKY from the exons ATGCCGCccccgccgctgctgctgctgctcgccgcgctggccgccgccgccgggcccgGGTGCCCGCTGCCCAGGGGGCCCGCCG GTGGATGCCACGGACCATCAGCTGCAGACAGTG ccacgTGTGTGGACATGCAGCTCCGGACCTGCAGTGACGTGGCCTACAACTGGACGACCTTCCCCACCCTGCTGGAGCAGCGGTCCCGGGAGGCGGTGGAGTCCAGCTCTGAGTACATCCTGCTCAGCGTCCTGCACCACCTGCTGGAGGGCCAGTGCAACCCTGACCTGCGGCTGCTGGGCTGTGCCGTGCTGGCTCCCCGCTGCGAGGGCGGCCGGGTGTACAGACCCTGCCGGCACGTGTGCGAGGGCCTGCGCGAGGCCTGCCAGCCTGCCTTCGACGCCATCGACATGGCCTGGCCCTACTTTCTCGACTGTGGCCGCTACTTCGCGAGCGTGGAGGAGGGCTGCTATGACCCCCTGGAGAAGCTGCGAG GCCTGGATGCGGAGGAGGCGCTGCCGTCCGGCCTGCCGCCCACCTTCATTCACTTCACACACCACTCCTACGCCCAGATGGTGCGCGTGCTGAGGCGGACGGCGGCCCGCTGCGCCCATGTGGCCAAGACCTACAGCATCGGCCGGAGCTTCAATGGCAAGGAGCTGCTGGTCATCGAGTTCTCAGCCCGCCCTGGCCAACACGAGCTGA TGGAGCCTGAGGTGAAGCTCATCGGCAACATCCATGGCAATGAGGTGGCAGGGCGGGAGATGCTCATCTACCTGGCCCAGTACCTGTGCTCCGAATACCTGTTGGGCAGTCCCCGCATCCAGCGCCTGCTCAACACTACCCGCATTCACCTGCTGCCCTCCATGAACCCCGACGGGTACGAGGTGGCGGCTGCCGAG GGTGCTGGCTACAACGGGTGGACAAGTGGGAGGCAAAATGCTCAGAACTTGGATCTGAATCGCAACTTCCCTGACCTGACGTCTGAGTACTACCGGCTGGCCTCGTCCCGCAGCGTGCGCAGTGACCACATCCCCATCCCACAGCACTACTGGTGGGGTAAG GTGGCCCCTGAGACCAAGGCGATAATGAAGTGGATGCGGACCACCCCGTTCGTGCTCTCGGCCAGCCTCCACGGGGGTGACCTAGTGGTGTCCTACCCCTTCGACTTCTCCAAGCACCCTCAGGAAGAGAAGATGTTTTCTCCCACGCCTGATGAGAAG ATGTTCAAGCTGCTGGCCAGGGCCTATGCAGATGTCCACCCCATGATGATGGACAGGTCAGAGAACAGGTGTGGCGGCAACTTCCTGAAGAGAGGCAGCATCATCAACGGGGCTGACTGGTACAGCTTCACTGGAG GCATGTCGGACTTCAACTACCTGCACAGCAACTGCTTCGAGATCACGGTGGAGCTGGGCTGTGTGAAGTTCCCCCCGGAGGAGGCCCTCTACACGCTCTGGCAGCACAACAAGGAGCCCCTCCTGAACTTTGTGGAGATG GTGCATCGAGGCATCAAAGGTGTGGTGATGGACAAATTCGGGAAGCCAGTCAAAAATGCCCGGATTTTGGTCAAGGGCATCCGCCATGATATCACCACAG CCCCAGATGGTGACTACTGGAGACTGCTGCCTCCGGGGCCCCACATCGTCATAGCTCAGGCCCCTGGCTACTCCAAGGTCATCAAGAAGGTCACCATCCCTGCCCGGATGAAGAGGGCTGGCCGTGTGGACTTCATTCTCCAGCCTCTGGGGACTGGACCCAAGAAGGTCCTCCTCGGGCCACGGAGAAGTGGGTCTGGGCTCCGAGACCCGCTGGGAGGTGCCAGCCCATACGGGGAGCCAGAGGAGGTGGGCCAGGAGCCCCTTGGGGGGCGCAGGCAGCCTTCCTCAGGCGGGAGCAAGCCCTGGTGGTGGTCCTACTTCACATCACTGAGCCAGCACAAGCCACGCTGGTTGCTCAAATATTAG